One window from the genome of Pyrus communis chromosome 16, drPyrComm1.1, whole genome shotgun sequence encodes:
- the LOC137720236 gene encoding receptor-like protein EIX2 has protein sequence MEGDRIRCLNKLFRALIVVFTLLQCAVNPSLSLGFKNISSEGVVRCFEREREALLAFKHGLVDHYHLLSSWGREEHKQDCCKWVGVHCSNRTNHVTQLHLEWSYLNETYSHQQKGDTRYIDYFLQGKMMSPELLELQHLKYLDLSHINFNGTRLPYFIGSLSNLRHLDLSFASFGGRFPSQVGNLTHLQYLDLGWNDFNSVENLNSWLPRLSSLTYLDLSRTDLSNVHDWLETVSKLPKLTNLTLWWCGLPSPVIHSSTLFNINSSKSLAHVDLSDNQCTSPSIYLWLSNYNASLVHLDLRNISLTGLIPSVVENLTSLVYLDLSYNKIDAVNPHSFSSLCSLQELYLDNTSLSGQFSKFVQMLSTCVQNSLESLYLYNNHLSGSIPDLTNFSSLKHLSLFRNQLSGTIPESIGQLSNLQHMDLSINALEGVVSESHFSNLSRLTSLDLSSNLLVLSFSSNWVPPFKLSYIYLGSCKMGPYFPKWLQTQNEYSYLDISDVGIVDILPSWFWGTTRDVSFISLSNNQIGEMFANSTMNFTYYPEIHLSSNQIEGPIPSTLSHASYLDLSNNNISGSISILCEAYRSLMFLNLSSNNLSGELPECLTHFDYLVMLDLSYNAFSGKIPSTVGSLYQMQTLKLRSNRFIGELPSSFKNCTRLKVIDVGYNELSGPIPKWLGVSLQKLVVLMLSSNNFNGSMPSELCHLTNIQNLDVSANNISGTIPKCLSNFTVLAQKGNSSPTLQHSYRREDTSYMVGYMDDATFVWKGRMHSYKKTLGLVKRIDFSRNRLTGQIPIEITYLVGLISLNLSRNGLTGELPAKIGKLQELEILDLSRNQMDGIIPTSLARIDRLSVLDLSYNNFIGKIPTGTQLQSFDPSNYAGNPQLCGPPLQNMCDDQQETVISSNEEEKDELITWGFYVSMALGFIVGFWGVCGSLIFIRQWRYSYIRFLNVLNDWLYVRVISIKRHFN, from the coding sequence ATGGAGGGTGATAGAATCAGGTGCTTGAACAAACTCTTTCGTGCTTTAATTGTGGTGTTCACTTTACTGCAATGTGCTGTCAACCCTTCCCTTTCTCTTggattcaaaaatatttcttcagAAGGAGTGGTGAGGTGCTTTGAGAGGGAAAGAGAAGCACTCCTTGCTTTCAAACACGGCCTCGTGGATCACTACCATCTCCTCTCTTCGTGGGGAAGAGAAGAACACAAGCAGGATTGTTGCAAATGGGTCGGCGTCCACTGCAGCAACCGAACCAACCATGTTActcaacttcatcttgaatggTCGTATTTGAATGAAACTTACTCACATCAACAGAAAGGAGACACGCGGTACATCGATTATTTTTTGCAAGGTAAGATGATGAGTCCCGAACTACTTGAGTTGCAGCATTTGAAATATTTGGACCTTTCTCACATTAACTTCAATGGGACCCGACTTCCATATTTCATTGGTTCTCTTTCCAATTTAAGACACCTCGATCTCTCTTTTGCTTCTTTTGGTGGTCGATTTCCAAGTCAAGTTGGAAACCTTACCCACTTGCAATATCTTGATCTCGGATGGAATGACTTTAACAGTGTGGAAAATCTGAATTCGTGGCTCCCTCGTCTTTCTTCTTTAACATATTTGGATCTGAGTCGCACCGATCTCAGTAATGTTCATGACTGGCTGGAAACAGTTAGTAAGCTCCCTAAACTTACAAACTTGACATTATGGTGGtgtggtcttccttctcctgtAATCCATTCCAGTActctttttaacataaattcttCAAAATCTCTTGCTCATGTTGACCTCTCTGACAACCAATgcacttctccttcaatatatTTATGGTTGTCTAACTACAATGCCAGCCTTGTCCATCTTGACCTCCGTAACATCAGTTTAACTGGTTTAATTCCCAGTGTCGTTGAAAACTTGACCTCTCTTGTCTATCTAGATCTCTCTTATAACAAAATTGACGCGGTGAATCCGCATTCTTTTTCCAGCTTATGCAGTTTGCAAGAACTGTACCTAGACAATACTAGTCTGAGTGGACAGTTTTCCAAGTTTGTTCAAATGTTGTCTACGTGTGTTCAAAACTCATTAGAGTCTCTGTACCTCTATAACAATCATCTTTCTGGATCAATTCCTGATCTCACAAACTTTTCATCGTTGAAACATTTAAGTCTCTTTAGAAATCAATTGAGTGGAACAATACCTGAAAGTATTGGGCAACTGTCTAATCTACAGCATATGGACTTGAGTATTAATGCTCTCGAAGGTGTGGTTTCGGAAAGCCACTTCTCGAATCTCTCTAGATTAACATCTTTGGATTTGTCCTCCAACTTGCTAGTTTTAAGCTTCAGTTCTAATTGGGTTCCTCCATTTAAACTGAGTTATATATATTTGGGGTCTTGCAAAATGGGTCCGTATTTTCCAAAATGGCTTCAAACTCAGAATGAGTATTCATACCTTGATATTTCTGATGTTGGAATTGTGGATATCCTTCCAAGCTGGTTTTGGGGTACGACTCGTGACGTGTCATTTATCAGTCTTTCCAATAACCAAATTGGAGAAATGTTTGCAAATTCGACAATGAATTTTACGTATTACCCTGAAATACATTTGAGTTCGAACCAAATCGAAGGTCCAATTCCCTCAACTCTATCGCATGCGTCATATTTGGATCTCTCTAATAATAACATTTCAGGGTCAATTTCTATCTTGTGTGAAGCATACAGGAGTTTAATGTTTCTTAATCTCTCAAGCAACAATCTCTCTGGAGAGCTTCCAGAATGCTTGACACATTTTGACTATCTAGTCATGCTTGATTTGAGCTACAATGCTTTTTCGGGGAAAATTCCATCCACAGTAGGCTCACTATATCAAATGCAAACATTGAAATTAAGAAGCAACAGATTTATTGGAGAGTTACCTTCATCCTTCAAGAATTGCACCCGCTTAAAAGTTATTGATGTTGGATACAATGAGTTATCAGGACCCATACCAAAATGGTTAGGGGTTAGCCTTCAGAAACTGGTTGTCCTGATGCTTTCCTCTAATAACTTCAACGGAAGCATGCCATCTGAACTATGCCATCTAACAAACATTCAGAACTTGGATGTGTCTGCGAATAACATCTCTGGTACAATACCAAAATGCCTCAGCAATTTTACTGTTTTGGCACAGAAGGGAAACTCATCTCCGACCCTTCAACATTCGTACCGAAGAGAGGATACTTCATATATGGTTGGTTATATGGATGATGCAACATTCGTATGGAAAGGGAGAATGCACTCGTACAAAAAAACTTTGGGACTTGTGAAGAGAATTGATTTCTCGAGAAATAGGTTAACGGGGCAGATACCAATTGAAATCACGTATCTTGTTGGGTTAATTTCTTTAAACCTATCAAGAAACGGATTGACAGGTGAGTTACCTGCAAAGATTGGAAAGTTGCAAGAATTGGAGATCCTTGATTTGTCAAGAAACCAGATGGATGGCATAATTCCAACAAGCCTTGCTCGGATAGATCGTCTTAGTGTCTTGGACTTGTCATACAACAATTTTATTGGCAAAATTCCAACAGGCACTCAGCTCCAAAGTTTTGATCCCTCTAATTATGCTGGAAATCCTCAACTGTGCGGACCTCCACTTCAAAATATGTGTGATGATCAACAGGAAACCGTGATCTCAAgcaatgaagaagaaaaggatgAGCTGATAACATGGGGATTTTACGTCAGCATGGCGCTTGGTTTTATTGTTGGATTTTGGGGAGTTTGTGGCAGTCTAATTTTCATCAGGCAATGGAGATACTCGTACATCAGGTTCTTGAATGTCTTGAATGATTGGCTTTATGTGAGGGTGATTTCGATCAAGCGGCACTTCAATTAA